From the genome of Streptomyces sp. NBC_01341, one region includes:
- a CDS encoding alpha-ketoacid dehydrogenase subunit beta, with protein MAAQKLSIAKALNESLRKALETDPKVLIMGEDVGKLGGVFRITDGLQKDFGEDRVIDTPLAESGIVGTAIGLALRGYRPIVEIQFDGFVFPAYDQIVTQLAKMHARALGKIKMPVVIRIPYGGGIGAVEHHSESPEALFAHVAGLKVVSPSNASDAYWMMQQAVQSDDPIIFFEPKRRYWDKGDLDTESIPLPLHKAVVAREGSDLTLAAYGPMVKVCLEAAAAAQEEGKSLEVLDLRSMSPIDFDAVQTSVEKTGRLVVVHEAPVFYGSGAEIAARITERCFYHLEAPVLRVGGYHAPYPPARLEDEYLPGLDRVLDAVDRSLAY; from the coding sequence ATGGCAGCCCAGAAGTTGTCCATCGCGAAGGCGCTCAACGAGTCGCTGCGCAAGGCCCTCGAGACCGACCCCAAGGTCCTCATCATGGGTGAGGACGTCGGCAAGCTCGGCGGGGTCTTCCGCATCACGGACGGTCTCCAGAAGGACTTCGGCGAGGACCGTGTCATCGACACCCCGCTCGCCGAGTCCGGCATCGTGGGCACGGCGATCGGTCTGGCCCTGCGCGGCTACCGCCCGATCGTCGAGATCCAGTTCGACGGCTTCGTCTTCCCCGCGTACGACCAGATCGTCACGCAGCTCGCCAAGATGCACGCCCGTGCGCTCGGCAAGATCAAGATGCCGGTCGTCATCCGTATCCCGTACGGCGGCGGCATCGGTGCCGTCGAGCACCACAGCGAGTCGCCCGAGGCGCTGTTCGCGCACGTGGCGGGCCTGAAGGTCGTCTCGCCGTCCAACGCGAGCGACGCCTACTGGATGATGCAGCAGGCCGTCCAGAGCGACGATCCGATCATCTTCTTCGAGCCGAAGCGCCGGTACTGGGACAAGGGCGATCTCGACACCGAGTCCATCCCCCTCCCCCTCCACAAGGCCGTCGTGGCACGTGAGGGCTCCGACCTCACGCTCGCCGCGTACGGCCCGATGGTGAAGGTCTGCCTGGAGGCCGCGGCCGCGGCGCAGGAGGAGGGCAAGTCCCTCGAGGTGCTGGACCTGCGGTCGATGTCCCCGATCGACTTCGACGCCGTACAGACGTCGGTCGAGAAGACGGGCCGGCTCGTCGTGGTCCACGAGGCGCCGGTGTTCTACGGCTCGGGCGCGGAGATCGCCGCCCGGATCACGGAGCGCTGCTTCTACCACCTCGAAGCACCGGTGCTGAGGGTCGGCGGCTACCACGCCCCCTACCCGCCGGCCAGGCTCGAGGACGAGTACCTGCCGGGGCTCGACCGGGTGCTCGACGCCGTCGACCGCTCGCTGGCGTACTGA